The following is a genomic window from Hyperolius riggenbachi isolate aHypRig1 chromosome 4, aHypRig1.pri, whole genome shotgun sequence.
CCTTTCAAAAATTATTGTTGAACATTTTAGGGTAATTAGAATAGTTAcatttttaagtatttttttaaaaaaacaatgaTCTATCTGTTAGagcaaacttgaactgaaaataaattgaCAAATTGCGATTAACAATTTTTTCTATCGTTCCACTTCTAATTAGGATCTTTCTAGCATCCCACAGTTTCATTTTGAGTTGAAAAGGTAAAACAAGTATGTTTAATGTTATTATtgtctattgaccttttttaaaaTCTATTCACTACTCTCAAAAGTTGTTTGAAAGGCAAGGCAAGAGTTTCATGGTTTGCAATTAGGTATCAGTGCGATTTGTGATATACACCAGAAGGCTGAATAAAGACAAAGTGTCATTTGCATATCTGAACCTTAACCttgcagtgagaaaaaaaaccaaaatggaacacagcatagttttatGCAGGAAAGGgagtgtactgtacatacacatgtttatctcatcatgtcacattttaaccacttcatagTAATCTATCACACGAGAAATATAGAGTGACTATTGCTGTCCTCCTTCTTCATAGGATAGTTTCTTAACTGTACTGTTGATGGATGCACTGGATATATCCATCTATGCCACTCAGCTGCAACAGTACTGCAGATAAGctgtttttgattattttctgatactgattgttattattattattaataataatattatttttaataataattcATTTCCCCTGTAGTGTTCAGAAATCGATCCCTATAGCAACAATATTTAGCTGGTATAGCAGAAGATGAAcagaggataaaatatgctaaaattattaaaaagcTGAGGAGGTAGCGATGGACTCACCTCCCCCAAGCAGACATGAAGCTGTCAATTATTCATCAAAataaatgtattcacatactccaaaatacaagcaacgcatttcgcaggtatattcctgcttcctcaggcaataacaggtaggagtatcacacagccacGTGTCTAGTGAATGCCTAGCGCCTCTGTCCTAGGCGCTAGGCATTCACTAGACACTTGGCTGTGGAAGCAGGActatacctgcaaaacgcgttgcttgTATTTTGGAGTATGGCAATACATTTATTTTGATGAATAATTGACAGCTTCATGTCTGCttggggaggtgagtccaccgctaccttctcagctttttaaataattttagcatattttatcctctgTTCATCTTCTGCTATACCAGTGGAGGGGTGATATACACTTATTTCCTTAACTACAAAGAGCAacatcttaaccctgagtggggacaggctttaaTCTCGCCACCtggatttacagtggttgcccaagcggtaaccctggtttgtgaatatCATAATTGCTTACGTTTCATTTCTCTCAAATTcctatacatactacactataatgGGCTCTCTGttttttctcttttgtgttctacttgatgaaccacacctttctttTCTATAAAGCCTTCCAGAAGAAGTTGATACCAGTGATACTAAAATCTTTCAATTCTATCTCGGCTTCCACCGGTTTTCCTCCCCAGGCATTACAGGCACATATTGTTGTACTACCTAAACTGTGTAAAGACCTAATGGATTGCTCTGGTTTCAGGCCTATTTCATTGATCAACCTGGATATGAAGTTCTTTGGCGGTTTGATTGCAAATAGGCTTCGACCGTTAATCCCACGTCTGGTACATGGTGACCAGTCCGGATTCGTTCCCCATAGAGAATTGATGGATAATGTGCTCAAAGTTATTACTTTGATTGAGTATGCTCAACATACGGGGATGCCCAGCTGCCTGGTTTCCATTGATGCAGAGAAGGCGTTAGACAGAGTAAGTTGGGTATTTTTAGAAATGGCACTATACCAGGCTGGCCTGGGTTCGGGTCTGATATTCTGATTGTCTTTATACACCTTCCCCACAGCCAGAGTGAGAGTAAATGGCTTACTGTCGGACGCCTTCAGCATTCATAATGGTACCAGGCAGGGGTGTCCCTTGTCTCCGCTATTGTATATTTTAACTATTGAGCATCTTGCAAGTGCTATTAGACAAAATCCATCAATAATGGGGCTCCGAACCCGGACTGGTCACCATAAGATTTCATTGTATGCAGAcgatatattgtttttttatcaCTATGCCTAAAACCTCTATCCCAAATATACTTTCCGAAATTCGTACTTTTGGCGATCTTAGTAATTTTAAGATAAATACTTTGAAAACGGAAGTTTTAAACATTAACTTACCATGAAAACTAATGATAGAATTGAAAGACGGGTTTTCCTTTAAGTGGCAAGCACACCACATTAAATACTTGGTAATTTTTATAACAACTTGTCTTGGTGATCTTTATGGACTAAACTATACCCCACTGTTACATCAGATCTCGAGGAATTTAAACTCTCCCACATACGGCAAGCCCTCCTGGATAGGCCGTATTAACGTGTTAAAAATGGATATTCTTCCTAGATTTCTACGTATAATGCAGGCGGTTCCCCTAGATATCCCCAAAAAGTTTTTTAAATCAGTTAAATCAATGTTTACTAGATATATTTGGGGTTCTGGGAAGGTGCCGCGTCTCCGCTATACCCTGCTTTCAAAAGATAGACAAGGGGGTGGATTCGGCTTACCTGATATCGAATGGTACCATAAGGCTTTTGGGTTATCTCATATAGTAGACTGGAGTCATAGCTGTGAAGCGAAACAATGGGTTGAACTAGAATCACAGATTATGGATTTAGACGTTAGGGCTTTGCCCTGGATCCCAGTGTGTCTTAGGAGGTCTCTGGAAGTTATTCCCTACTGGTAAGGAATGTATTGCATATTTGGGATGGTTTTCTGTCAGCTCGGAACTcgcccccttctctgtcatctataCCAAGCCCTCTAACCTCTATTTTTGATAACTTGGGATTTCTTCCCGCAGTTAGAGTTAGGTCCTTTTTGGGCCTTAACAGAGGGGACTGGCCAAGAATGGGGAGCCTTTTGGTAAATGCTTCCAGCTATCAAGGACTTGTTATTTAAGAATAGCAGTGGCCCGGATTCGCTGGAATGGTTCCAATACCAACAGCTATGTAGCTTTGTTAAATCACTCTCCCTAATATCTCAGATAAAGAGGAGCTGCACGGCCTTTGAGAACCTATGCGTCTGCGAACATCGACCAGATCATGTTCTATCAAAAATTCACAAGATTCTTTTGGATATCTCTCCCCGCCAATTTAATCACATTCGAGTACAATGGGAAGCAGATTTGGGCAAACAGTTCTCATCTAGGGACTGGAAAAAGGCGTTGGTCCTGAGGCATGGGTCCTCTAGGTCAAGCAAGGCGCAGGAAAGAAATTATAGGCTTTTGACCCGTTGGTTTCACACCCCAGCGCAGATCTCCCGATGGCGGGAGGGGGGGTTGGATGCTTGCGGGAGATGTGGGAAGGAGACAGGGGATTATATAAATATGTGGTGGAGGTGTGATAGTATATCTCATCTATGGAAACTATCATTCGGGTGGTTTGAAAAAATTAATTCATGTCAAATAGCCCACTCCCTGGAGATTGCGCTACTTTCCTTGTACCCTGGGGCAATAAAACACACAAAGGGATCCATCTTGGGTCATTTAATGTGCTCAGTCAGGTACCTGATAGCCAAAAACTGGAAAATAGATGCCAAATTGTGCTCTAGATCTTGTTGaagccattaatgatacaatgagGATGGAGGAACTGGTTCTGTTGGCACAGGATCAAATGGCTAAGTTCCACAGCCAATGGgcaatatgggtggagttcagaggGAGGCTCGGGGAGTGATCACTATCGGGGACTAGACGTAGATGGGGGTGGCCATTAAATATCAAACTAAGATAATAATAttgatatgcatttcctttttttctcctctttctctttctttctttcctcttTTTCTAAGTATGTCTGTAGTGGGCCATACATCAATGCTAGGGGCCTTCTAGGAGTGAGGGGGTTAATTAGGTATAGGGCGCTAGAAAGTGCTTCTGAGATTTTTTCTCCCCTCTCTTTGTTTTGTTGTAGATTTTTccctttccctttttttttttaatttttgtaccAGCATGGTGGAATGTTCATACTTTTGTACCTCTTTTTATACTAATGTTTATATCAGGGTCTGTATGTATTCAAATACTGTCTTAATAAAAATtttgattcattaaaaaaatgaatcacacctttcctgattcagtcccatcaattaaatttgagctgtgccaaaaatgtgtgaggacctcggcccttgaggagtTCGACATGCCTGGTTTAGCGAGAGCTGAAGTATGTTTTCTCTTATCTAAACATTTCTGCAACaaattttgttttttcaaaattCATGTTTTCAACATTTTTCTTCAAGGCATCCTGTATTTCTAGCAGACTGTGAGCTTGCTCCCTTATTTGTGCTGCTTCAATTGTTTTGGCACCTTTTTGTAGCTCTATAGCTGCTTTTGCAACAAAGGCAACATCAATTATAACAAACAGAGCAGCAAAGACCCCAGAAACAACACGAAGGGCCCGAGCCCCCTGGGCTGCTAGTTCAACTCCTCGAGCTGCAATAGTTGAAAGCCTCCCCAGCTGGGCCAGTCTGCCTATTTCCACTCCTACAAACACCCCCCTTCCTGCAATCCTGGCTATATCAGCTTCAGCTGCATCCTCTTCTTCTACCTCTAAAACAACTCTCAGACTTTCGACCATACCTGTGATGTTTTTTGCAAGGTCTTGCATGGTTTTAATAATCTCATTTACTACATCTATCCTCTCACTGgcatttttgcatttatttttcatGTTTACAATATCAGCTATAGAAGCAGATGCCCCAGTGATTCCACCAGCTGTAGCAACACCGATTCCAACACCGCTGACAATCAGAGATGCACCAAATGTCACTGGAGCCAGACACAGGCCTACAATGGTGGTGATTCCACCTGCAATTCCAAGTGAACTTCCAACGACATTGGTGATGGTGGCTCCCTTATGGAACTTGTCTATGTCATCGGCAATACTGAGCAGTCCGTTAACACACTGTGAAATGGCTGTCTCCAAAAGTGATGCTTGGTCTTCATACTGTTGAGCCAACTTTGCTATCTGTGCACAGTAATAAAAAATAAGGAAGGAAAGCATGTTTAGTACAGAATACTAGCAATCCAAACAGGCTAAAGGATTCACAATTTGTTTGACAGAACAATTAAATGTGAATGAATTGGGCACGCCACTAACCCGAACctgaagcttaaagggaacctgaagcgagtaaaattatttaaaataaacacatgatgtaactgcaaatgaatattacatactaaacttactgtcatttcctctcagaagctcaccattttcttcttacagtgatcccttccagttctgacaatattttgtcagaactgaaatataccagttgctgtcagttatacatcagcagctgtcagttacaactgaatgtgcaaggtaatgtccatgtttccctatggctcaagtgggtgatattacagtttaacagtgtgctgaccaggaagctgttatggggtaatgtccattttcaaaatggaggacggagaattccattgatcacagtggacaaatgggatgcaggagaggagaaagagattgaggagtagactacacaggaggtaagtatgatctgtgtatggttattttgactttttatttttagttcaggttctctttaaataaacttctgatataatgaactgtatgtgtagtacagctaagaaataaaacatcagtgacaaagaaaagagtcttatattgttttccagtacaggattagttaaaaaacttcagttgctcCAATAATCCATTTTGTCAGCATAAAGTTGGCTGGGTTTGGTTGGGGTTGTTGATTTTGGGAGGTGAGGGGTGGGAAAAATGGGGAAAATTTTTTGGGATGGCTAATATCGCACTACTTTTTATTGAGGTTGCATAACGGTGTATGTTTGGCTAATCAagtgaagttattttaaacatactGTTTTTGATATTATGCTTCTTTACCCAATAATAAAAattggtttgaaaaaaaaaaaaaaacttcagttgttatctatgcaaaggagcttctctgagctattccacccaaCTTGGGTTAATAACAGTCCTGCTTTCTTAAAGTGAATTtgaagtgatttaaaaaaaaagaaaaacctatggaaagggaaggctctcggTCCTAATGATTCCTCTCACATTCCAGAGCTGGATCCTTTGTTCACATCTCCCACCACAGGAGGCTTCGTAAGTCTTTGAGAGCCAgaatgctcccaaagatgggcggctccgtactgtgTATGCGCAAGCACGCTGATCAGAGccacgctcctcttcaagcatgagcgCGGCTGTACTGCACAGTGCTTATGCCAGATGAGGATTGCAGCCCTGTTAAGCTGTAGGGTCCACAAGCAGCACCCAAGggtgtcacagaccgcgagccggtctgcggatggggtaaatcgatcagcgtcagaaatcctcttacacggtcatttgttcatcacgaagggtaacccgcattcgcaatttgatgaactgactcgcgaagggagcgttctgataccaaccgaatcactccacacacatatacaattcaaagatctgccaccaagcgagttacacagcccgctactgtaattttactaggacttcgagaacactttagtaacccctagcagtatacaagaatctgggccagatcgttatgtctgggccgggttctcgcatacgggttataaatgtatacttctattaaacacagggtagcgagttcaggagaataggtacgattgtgtatgttcagcaacaggtcataaccgctaaacgatttttaaacgtttaataacacaaatgcattacatacagttatatacacctattaacatataaaacacagagcttaaaaataaaaggaataaaacagaaagttcttacttagttagctgagcaatccatttgaagcatgaagaaaatagtccagtttaaacgtaggcattcagcttaaaagtcctttgtacacaacatgcgcccggttcttccgtgagcacatgtctggacttccctagtcgatgtaaattgaagaactgggtggagttccttgcaaacgctttttactgaccagagttttggggcggtcactacctggaaagtaggtgtgttggaggcagggttacctcctggcaagtcaggttaccacccacagacttggagcaaggaatgtaccaattattaataatttgtgtaattccgccccagatgggtgcatcgcagatccgagaccatattcataagcagcatgcgactctgtattaaatgagactatacacgcctagtctaacgaatttgctctacgcatgccggataaagcggtttctcaattgattcctgatagctagagaatgataattcatgtgaattatagaactgatttctgggtatcaggaaatgtgtttgttgtctttctgtgccaaacccatcttgaattattaataaagtaaaggttctcattgtgtgaagctatgagcttggagggaaatttgaagttcaaccagtttgagctggtttggtggaacatgagctatgtgaccaaatgctgctccccaggtggtctggctacttgtgaatcctttcctgacctgaacaggatgtggggggaaggttactgttctcagtaagagagagggaaattgacatctattgtgcatttacccaagactgacaggtactgtgcacgattatgcgaaagtcgatggcggtagcgcacggcttttccgtaatgttcgtcacatctccctcctaccagccggacgcacagagtgggtctgcatgacccgctctacgcggcgcttagctactgaccgggttctcgacttcttatctgactgcccgttagacaactcaccagaagcgtaaggcctcatggtccggtgtgtcccagtgtccgctttgcggacggtgcgatgcacaccaacaggcttacctctaaaggcctggctgggtttgcatagcgcttcctgtaagggagagagtcgttggctgacatccgggtcacttcctgactctcgggtgtcagcctgcgaatctggaagcagcgtagcatacccctgctctaactgactacaccttggcacaacattttggtcagcacaacctaggtgaaCATTAGAGCACAATTTTAAAAACGAATTTgccttcacctgggtggcgaggcttgccccttctccaggaaggatagagggtggacctgtgggcagttttgcactgggttgcttctgcaaggggaagacatgcaagggtgagacagggaaggaacggcctgtctccaccagctgtttgttaacagcagacaatggtggagcactctggctgtcatagcaggaggggaggtctaggcccccagctgcctgctctgacacctggcctgcttccactgccctggacggatatgacccaggcaaaacaagactgttacctcttagattagagactgtcacatttaaacatacatcatttttagcactgtgagattcagcatgaaagctattagcaacatctggtacaacattaacatcacagttacgttcatttttcacatgtacacaggtatctggaacaacagtgacaggtttagagtcagacaaaccgtgactagacagctgtccattagaaacaggtaccgcttccttccctccttccctaggagggctaggtaccattaccctggctgcctccctctgtcccaccccaagcttgtacagtacctgagtgggtccagactggcaatccggggtgttgatcacaggttcataaaaggatcgtagggtgccaagatcggtgcccaacagcacaggcactgggatgtcatctgtcacccccacaacttttgactggcggccccttccccaatcgagaacaacacgagctttggcgatgcgtgcgtgtgtgccaccaactcccaaaagtgtgacacgctcattaggcaggaaattctccctggctacaagatgagagcgaaccaaggtaagctctgcgcctgtgtcgcggaaaccaacagcgatctggtcgttaacttccacgacttgatgatttccggaaagtcgaggatttgctgctcccatgacgaggtaggcgtgtgcagtagaggatgcgctagccacttctgcgctaggctctggtgacggcgtcctcacctcggggcaggcagacttgaggtgtcctcgctgtccacagtggtaacacttcggaacatatgtggcatcaggcggatgagtagcaggtgcagcatccggcctctgtggctgtgggacctgattcccacggttagcagggggaggagagctgggttgcataggtctcccccctttccagctctgggctggaggtctGCGGCTGTCCGgaacacgggtggccacaaaagtgtctgcaagttctgctgcAGTTTTGGCGGAGtccggcttccgctccaagacaaactgccggacatctggagtgcagcaattcagcaactgctcctgcacgatgaggtcctccagaccttggtgagagtcttttttgaggccccgtgaccactgcctgaacacagtcagcaggcgactctccaggtcggtgtaagagtcagtgtggcctttctgcagggagcgaaactttttgcgatagacctctggggtcagctggtatttggccataattgcagcttttatcgccttatagtcattgtctttctcagcgggtaagtccacaaacgcctcaagcgctttgtcccgcaagttgggtgtcagatatctcgcccactgctcctggggcagatgatgctgacgacaagtcttttcaaaggagtgtaaataagtgtccgggtcggttcccttctccatttctgggaatttaaactttggagtcccaaacgggcctgctgtgggccggggttccggagcactttgcgagggattttggccttgcgctcgcaggttggccatttcaaggtcatgtctgcgtgcggctgctctctcctctctttccgcttctctctcagcaagccaccggcgctcAGAGGCTTCCCGTTCCGCCTGGCGTTCTGAGCGGTCAGCATTccctctgacaatctgcatgtacagctcaggatttgtctccaacagcctttgtaatccaggttgcattccagcatcaggaacacagaaagggTTTGCATGgacgggctcctgccggccaccatgctcctcagcagttacagcgaccggttcagacgcggtcccgttttcctctgggtctggaagtgggttgctttgctccaaccgctcactttcctctgccccagttacagcaccgtctgaaccaggagtgtgctctcccagcatctgctccggctgggtattcagtcgcaacaagtcctcaatcaattgcgctttcttttttctataagtcacaatgcctttttcttcacacaagttcactaggtctgccactgccattttcttgtatcttgctgcagccatttttgccaaataaaagataggataggaaaagagattgggggggggaactctgtgctacacgtttagtctatataaatggtaatgcaccggttaccgaccacagatttttgatctgttctggcaggttaatcaaataacgttgccgttgatgttctgaacatacacaaatcccaaaaagctgccaaacaaatgtcacagaccgcgagccggtctgcggatggggtaaatcgatcagcgtcagaaatcctcttacacggtcatttgttcatcacgaagggtaacccgcattcgcaatttgatgaactgactcgcgaagggagcgttctgataccaaccgaatcactccacacacatatacaattcaaagatctgccaccaagcgagttacacagcccgctactgtaattttactaggacttcgagaacactttagtaacccctagcagtatacaagaatctgggccagatcgttatgtctgggccgggttctcgcatacgggttataaatgtatacttctattaaacacagggtagcgagttcaggagaataggtacgattgtgtatgttcagcaacaggtcataaccgctaaacgatttttaaacgtttaataacacaaatgcattacatacagttatatacacctattaacatataaaacacagagcttaaaaataaaaggaataaaacagaaagttc
Proteins encoded in this region:
- the LOC137570478 gene encoding apolipoprotein L3-like, whose translation is MAEHMEKVQMILEIAKLAQQYEDQASLLETAISQCVNGLLSIADDIDKFHKGATITNVVGSSLGIAGGITTIVGLCLAPVTFGASLIVSGVGIGVATAGGITGASASIADIVNMKNKCKNASERIDVVNEIIKTMQDLAKNITGMVESLRVVLEVEEEDAAEADIARIAGRGVFVGVEIGRLAQLGRLSTIAARGVELAAQGARALRVVSGVFAALFVIIDVAFVAKAAIELQKGAKTIEAAQIREQAHSLLEIQDALKKNVENMNFEKTKFVAEMFR